In one window of Azotobacter salinestris DNA:
- a CDS encoding DUF4426 domain-containing protein, with product MRRPVLFLLALCLSLPAVAAERLQKFADVDVHYSAFNSSFLQPEIASAAGIVRGRTQGVLNVSVLKDGKAQPATVKAQVRNLLGQSRSLSFREVREGEAIYYLSQFPFEKETLHFKVDVQSGGGPLNSFEFAQEFFPDE from the coding sequence ATGCGTCGCCCAGTCCTGTTCCTGCTCGCCCTCTGTCTGTCGCTGCCGGCTGTCGCCGCCGAGCGCCTGCAGAAGTTCGCCGACGTCGATGTGCATTACAGCGCCTTCAATTCCAGCTTCCTGCAGCCGGAGATCGCCAGTGCCGCCGGCATCGTCCGCGGCCGCACCCAGGGTGTGCTCAACGTCTCCGTGCTCAAGGACGGCAAGGCCCAGCCCGCGACGGTCAAGGCCCAGGTACGCAACCTCCTCGGGCAGAGCCGCTCGCTGAGCTTCCGCGAAGTCCGCGAGGGCGAGGCCATCTACTACCTGTCGCAGTTTCCCTTCGAGAAGGAGACCCTGCACTTCAAGGTCGACGTCCAGAGTGGCGGCGGTCCCCTCAACAGCTTCGAGTTCGCCCAGGAATTCTTCCCCGACGAATGA